One Ranitomeya imitator isolate aRanImi1 chromosome 4, aRanImi1.pri, whole genome shotgun sequence genomic window, GTGACCATATTATTAAAACCAGCGCTCCAACATTGTAACCCATATATTGCCATTGAGTCTATTATAACAGTATAATGTAGAgactttttattatatatatatatatatgtttaagaGATGAACAGTAAATGCATACTTCTGTTAATATACCGAATAAGCCCAGACTAGCGCCACCTCCCTGAGTTATCATCAAGCTCATAGAGGTGTAGCACTGACCTTACGCCTCTGTTCACACTCTGATCCTGTACAGTACCTGCCTGACCATTTTTTATCTCCTGCCATTTACTCACATCAGTATATCTGCCTGTGCAGTATTATATCATTGTTAGCTAATTTCTAGCAGAGCTTAATTGTCCTGCAAAATTCCACAATTGGATTTGTAATAACTGAGCCGTGCAAAGCTGAAACACAAGCTGGGCTGTTTGTTACCCGCTGCTGAcagatcagtgatgtgaaaccgcATATGCCCTCTATTGATACATAAAGCAGAAGATTATTTTCTGCCATATGCATAAAAATTTAACATTTTCAGTTTCGCATCCCTGATGTGACCTCTCACACTGcagagtcttaaagggaacctgtcaccccgaaaatcgcgggtgaggtaatcccaccggcatcaggggcttatctacagcattctgtaatgctgtagataagcccccgatgttacctgaaaaaggagaaaaagacgttatattatactcacccaggggcggtcacgcTGCTGGTCagttcggatgggcgtctccggtccgctccggcgcctcctatcttctttccatgacgtcctcttctgatcttcagccacggctccggcgcaggcgtactttgctctgccctcttgagggcagaggatagtactgcagtgcgcaggcgccggaaaggtcagaggcccggcgcctgcgcactgcagtactttgtctgccctcaacagggcagagcaaagtacgcctgcgctggagctgtggctgaagatcagaagaggacgtcatggaaagaagaaaggaggcgccggagcggaccggagacgcccatccgacctgaccagcagcgggaccacccctgggtgagtataatctaacgtctttttctcctttttcaggatgTGTTACACCAGTATGGACAGGTGTGGACCTCAGTCATACATTGGAGATAATAACAAGTCCTGGTGTTTATATGGAGGGCTGGCATATAATAATCAATGTTCAGTCAGATATTATGGTAAGACATTCCAGTTACCTCACCAGATCTCCAGTGATCGGTTCAGAATATGtctggattatgaggccgggcagttgtccttttatgagctgtgtgaccccatcagacacttacacaccttcactgccGCATTCTCCGAGCCCCTTCATGCTGCATTTTATGTAtttggaggatgtttagatatATCAGGAGGCTCCAGAGCTGTGAGGAACCATCAAGCTCGAAAAAAATCTGCCCAAAGATTCAGAAATTAAGCAATCTGATTGGACCACCCTTCAGCCAGTTGGGTGCTGTTGTGAGAGAGGCAATAGCTCAGCCCTTCCTGTTTTCTCCAGGTTATCATGTTAGAGTTATGGACGCCTTTGACATGTAAGAAATGTGTACATGTTAGTGATTTCCATCATTTTCATTAGGTTTCAGGCTGAAATATTCATTTAGAatggatgaaaaaaaaacaaaaaacaaacataaagaCAACACAAAATGTAAGAATGTATGTCTTAAAAATTGCATTATTTTTAGAAAATCCTGAGAAATAGCACAAAATTCAAATCAATAATATTCACATCTAAGAGAGGTCAGACCTCAGGGCCTGAACCGTCATAATGGTGAACACACAGAGCCGTCAGGTGAAACACAAAAATAGCAGGATCATAAAGGTTCATCGCTTTATACCGAAATAAACTAATCCCTAAATAAATGATGAAATAGATAATACAGTTTCCAAAGCTTTGTAAATACAAGTGAAGAAATGACATTACTGCCCACAGTGGATGTGGAGACCCCATGCGTATAGCTGTCATGAGCGCTTCATCAGGAGCGCCTTATCCTGCCAAATTCTGAgtcataattttattttttatcaattactAATATTTTCatttgtgtgattttttttaaatacgtTCCACTATTTCATTACTTTTTTAAATCCAGATAATGTGAAGATCAACAATTTACaatgttattaatttttttttacagattttctcACTTAAATAATGTGATAAAATAATTGTTTAGGCCTTTATAGATGTATCAGTACAAACTATGTATAGGTTTTTATGCCTTATTGTTTTAGCAGACTAAAAACACTTTTTTTCCTGGATTCCGAGACCCAATGTCATGTCGTCTTGTGTGCGCCTTCCTCCCAGTATGTTGCTTGTGTAATCAGTTCCTACCTATAATTTGGATGTTCCACTCCACAATCTGTGGATCTGTGTATCCCCCTCTCCGCTGCTATCGGTAAAGCCCccatgtacattatatagctgaaCTATTTTTCGGATTACATTTATCTCTCCTGAGACCTCCTTACACTGGGATGGACCAATTGCTCCTATGTTTCCTATGAAAGAGTCGCTGCCAGACTTGACTGGCGGTGGCTTATCTCCCAGAAAACAGTCATAAAATAAAAATCAGCACAATAAATAAATACTAGTCGTTTTAAGAAACAAAATTTAGAATATAAGCAGTAAATAGAtgtcctgcagtaagtaaataaattgtagtaatacatgtaaaaaaaaaatcctagggtACTCAGTGGACACTATTTTGGTTAAAAAATTCATAAAACTcaacccaccgcgacaaggtgacccAATCAGGATGGTGACCTATGTGCCTGAAGTCCTCAAAATAGATGGATGCCGAGCAGGACCCTGACCTAACTGTGGGAAGCTAAATACACAAGATGAGCAGCCCAACACTAatgtgtaatgtgggggaggatgTGGTAAGAATATTATAAAGCTCATATAAAAACAGtacagaacaaaaaaaaagatgAAGCGCTTGTTGACTGGTTGTTTTACTGCATCTATAAGCAAAAATGATAAATATCTGAAAAGTTATTGATTACTAATATTAATGAGAACGACTTTAAAATTTGGGTTTAAAATGATAATCATTCGGATAGAACGAAAATAGTgtaaaaaaacgcaaataaaaaGGGAGAACAAATATATGAAATAAACTGTAATCGGTGGTTGTGGTCTAATTGGCTCTTTAATTTCGCAAGAACCAAAGTACAAAATCCCGAGAGTCCAGAAGGTTTTTATGATTGTTTAGATTAGACTTTTTCTGGGTTCTCGGTACTTGGATGTGATTGTATTAAAAAAGATCTTTCGAGAAGACGGCGCTGTTGTTCCCGTGCAGCTCACATGATCATCTCCGAGACCACGTTTAGCCAATATTCTGTATACATTCTGCAGGAACAAAATTACCATCACTGGGATGAGATTGATACCGAAGGCAAAAGAACAGTGTGGTCATAcaacatatgtaaaaaaaagttttatgcaTGTTTGATTTGTGTCGCTGTGATTTTGGGGCAGTTCCCATACGTTCTGTAGACCGCACCAGCACTTAATAAAATAAATAACTGAACTtgatcaaaattttaattttttttcttatatttaatttttaattttgtttAATTTGTAATGGGGTAATAGCTTTACTATATAGGTTGTATTTTTTCCCATTTTGGGGTTAATATATTCTACCAGGTGCTAAAATGTGCATTACATTAGATGTCCCACAAAGTATGTTACCAGCTTCATTTCATTATTCGGTAAAATCTTCCATGAGTTGTTTAATATGTTCTTATAAAACTAATTTTTGAAGCTTTAGATTTTCACATTTTCTTGCTGGTAACTTAATTTGTTCTGAGTCAGTGTCGGCCTTTTATAGACAGGTGAGATCAATTATTTGGGATTATTACTTTTCTCCAGGGTCGAGACGAGATATTTTGGTGCCGTATGAAGACAGATCAAGCAAGTAGGCCCTCCTCTTACATCCCCCAACACACACAGATCGGTCAGAGAGATGTAACAAGGTAGCATTAGCAGCGTCGTCTACTATTACCCCTACTGCCTGAATTTGCCCTCCGGCACCCTAACATAAGTTTCCGCCTTTTACACCCAAAAATACTGGCCATAGAAAAATTAGTGGCGTGAATTAACATTTAGATCTGGGAATATTCTGACTTTGTAACTAGAATGTGAGTGTAGGCTCCTGTGACACCGTTTCTATGTCAGTATTGGCCAGTACTCACAAAAGAGATTTCATCAGATAGCTTAACTCGACTGCGGAGGCACGTATGACGATAACAGAAGTTTTATTCTCAAGCTGAATTTGAATTCTTGCATTATGCACAATTGCAATGGATAAAACGACGATTCTAAAGCGAGAAATGCATGGAGATGAACTAGAAACATGGCTGACATACACTATCTGAGGAAGAAGGGAGGAGTTACTGACATCAGAGCTGGgctacagggagagagacaggaCAACCTTCTAAAAGGCAAACCTGATTACAAGGCAGTATGAAAACAACAGTACAATGATAACAATACTCTATAATTACCAAGCCATCGGACATGGCATCGAACTATGAACTGTTTGTTACATCTTTTTACCAAACTTTTTAATTAAGCCATTGATAAATAGCGATATTCATCCCTGACATCCCATCTTTTACTTATCAAACTCATGGGCATAAATGGAAATTAATATCACTGTAATTTAAAAAATACAAATTCCTCACAGCATGGCAGAAGTTGTAGCTAACACAGAGTAAGAGAGAAATGTGATTCtcatcacatacatttttttaatcacATGTTCTCTTGATAAAGATAGCAGGAAATGTTGGGGTAGAATTTGGGGGTGTTTGTTTTATTATGTGTTTCTGAACATATCTGGATCATGGGAATCGCTGCGCTCAGTGTTAGCGATCGCTCACAAATAATGTATAACACGGCTCTCCAatattttatcggatagcactcgggcCAATGTTATGCTATGACGCAGTCGAGATCTGcggtttttttttcaaattggatgacactcacccatacaagtctatggatgagTGTGaaatattggactgcactcagatgacatccgagtgcagtctagcATCCGTGTACTCaaacaatagagaagatggagaaattacgtTTTCCATCTTctcacctgtgctgtgattctcacATCGAAGATAATCAGATCACAATAAGgcgacactcggctcaaactcgaAGCAAAGTTTGATTAATGTTTCATTACCACAATCGATCCAATTCTCTCACGTGAGAGAATCAACAATCGTGTGGCCTTATACAAATACCTTCCCGCTACATGTTTGACGTTTAATAACCTGTTTAATCAGGACGATCCGGCTTTGAATGTCACTCATGATCTGTAATCCGTTGTTCAGTCGGCGTTGGCTGCCATTATTCTTGGCAGAGTAAGATATATTTACACAGTTTACACAgaacgatgtgctgctgagaaccgtgatcttttgtgcagcacttTGTGCATTCATGGGGTGATACTTTGCCTGTTTCCACTGCAAGATTATTGTGAAACATTTGTCCACAATAATCACCCTGGATTTAACCCTTCatgtgtaaggctagggtcacatttgcgttatgtgaccgcgtttaacggagtacgttacaccgcggcataacgcggtgtaacgtagtccattaacgccgccatagcctgtaatggcgaacgcatcgctagcgcacacccacattgggcgtgcgctagcgatgtgccgtcatttgagtgacggaccagcGTTTCGCGGTCCGTTCCTAGCTAGCGCAGATCTGGGATCTGCGCTATCGGGattggctaacgcgatcccttttggggcattgcgttagcgcagtccgtagcgctatgcgctagacggactgccctaacgcaatgtgaccctagcctaaggctggtttcacaacgAAGAAAGGAGCTATGAAAATGTCACTGTTTCCTCTGATTACAGACTAAAATTGTGTCAGATGGATCCACTAACAACAATGGTGTACATTTGGACTCAGATAAAGTGTCTAATACTTTCATGCTGCTTTTATGGAAACCAAAAAGACCAGATTATAGTAAATGGCGTCCGTCTGACACTATTTGCATCTGTTGGGGGAAGATTCCATCTTGCAACTGAGGATCAAACTTAAGTCTGAATCTAGCAAAAGCCGTAATTTGTAAGGTATCCAGGGTTCTGCTGTCGTCACTAGCTCTCATGtatcagcacagcttcattcctggaCTGATTTCTCCTTCAGCACTCTAATCTTAGCATCATTAACAATGTAAATGAATGATAATTCAGCCTGCCCTTCAGAAGCCCAGAAGTGTCTCCAAAATGTCCTTGTTTGATCTTCATATTACTGAGTCTCCCTATTATGATCCAGTTCCCGTATTATCAGCAATTATGGCATTGAAGGGGGTTCATACCGAGAAATAGTGAGAGCAGAGCTTGGTTTGGAGGCAGCCAGGAGGATTTTCATGCTAAACTAATGTATTTCTGTAGTTCATTGGATGTTCTCAACAACAGACGAGACCGACATCTTGGCCAAATAGGGAAATGTATGGAATTGGTGGTCAGACTGGATCACATGAACAAGATGCCAATAATTTATGGATATAACTGAGCTGGGATGAAATAGATTACACAGTGTTATATGTCTATGTATAAATTGCGGGTGGGATTCTTTAAGGATGCAGCAATATTTTGGGTACATTGTGTTGTGGCTGTGCTTGGGTTCTCATTAAAGTAAATGTAATCTAAGCCGGAGGACCAGGAACCGATCACTACTCACTATATGAGCTCTGCTGTCCCAGCTCTGAATACTGTGAACTTCCAGGGTCCTTAGCTCCAGGTATCACCTGTACGGTAGAGTAGAGGAGCTTGGTGTCAAACACCGACCAATCCAATTTTCATGACCTCATGGACATCCCCTTCAATTTATCCTGCAGTTCTGCTTCCCAAAGTTTCTGCTTTACAAATTTGCTCCATAGGAAAAATTCTGTGGTGTTAGCACTATAGGATCATAGGGGAAGAAATAGGATAATCTATCGTCACTGTAGGAAGCAGAATCTTTATAACACAAATCGTCTGAAGACATGGTCATTTGTAGGTTACTTTTGAGATTGAATGTGACACCCATAGGCCCTCCAGGTGACCTAACACAACATATGGACAGTGGTAGACTTTATTAGATAAACCCTTAAATATTATACCTCAGTCAATGAATTAGTGATCGATAAGCTCCTATTATTCCCTCTGGTGATGACATTAAACCCAAGTAGGGCTCTTTAAGACTTCCGTGATCTCGGATCACAATGCATGCGCTGGCCGCGCATCTCCCAACCCCAAGactgacagcctcatagaaatatatgaacctGTCACGCTCGGGGTTGGGAGACGAATGGCCACTCCGTATATTGTGATCCGAGATCGGACCGATGATCAGGGACGTCTGAAAAAGCTCTAACAGACGAAGGAAAACATAGCAACAAACGGCGGAGATTTATTGCTTTGGCAGAAACAGGAAATAGAAGAAGTCACAATTCAGCACGGGCTGCAGTAATGACTCAAggaaaaacacaaaataaaaaatctttatagCACAAAAACCTGAGTGATAGTGACAAAACCGACCTTAAGTACTGTAGGTATTTTATGAAATCGTCACTAAACCTGCAGATACAGCCAGAAGGACAAGTTCAGGCCCTCGCTTTCTAGTAATTGTGGGTCACACCCACTGGGTGTTTACGGGAGAATTTTACTTTCATTTCTTCCTTCTGCTTTCAGCGATGGCGTCTGCTGGTCTCAGAAAGGAGCTGGAATGTTCCATCTGTCTGAGCCTGTATACGGATCCTGTAAccctgagatgtggacacaacttctgccgggtcTGTATTGATCAGGTCCTGAATACACGGGACGAGTCTGGAGATTATTCCTGTCCTGAATGTAGAGAAATGTTTCGGAGGCGACCAGCACTGATAAGGAACATAACTCTGAGTAATGTTGTGGAGAACTTCTTGTCTACTGAGCCACATCAGGAGGAGATCACCGGGATCTGCTGCACTTACTGTTTTCACTCTCCGGTACCTGCTGTGAAATCCTGTCTACACTGTGAGGCTTCTCTGTGCGAGAAACACCTAAAACTTCACAGTAAAGGACCAGAACACGTCCTCACTGAGCCCAGCACTTCTCTGGAGACCaggaaatgttctgtccataagAAGATCCTGGAATATTACTGCACCGAGGACGCCGCTTGTATCTGTGTGTCCTGCAGTTTGGTTGGGGAACATCGGGGACACCGGGTGGAGATGCTGGATGAGGCCtcagagaagaagaagaagaaactgaGAAATGTTCTCCAGAAACTGATCACAAAGAGAGAGAAAACAGAGGAAAGAGTCAAGAGTCTGGAGGAACGCAGgagaaaagttaaagaaaaatcATCTGGAGAAACCAAAAGAGTCACTGCCCTGTTTATAGACATCAGAAAATGGGTGGACGAGCTGGAGAAGCGGGTCCTAAGTGAGATCTCCAGGTGGGAAAAGCAGATGTCCCTGTCTGATGTGATCCAGAAGCTGGAAATAAAGAAGGACGACCTGTCCAGGAAGATGAGGAacattgaggagctgtgtaacatgaCGGATCCACTGACTGTCTTACAGGATCCAAACATCGGTGACTTGTGTGATCCTGAGGAGAAGGAAGGTGATGAGGACaaaggaggacatgatggaggtgatgaagacACATGGGGACATAATGGAggtgatgaagacagatggggacatgatggaggtgatcggGGTGCGGAGCTGATCTCACACATATCACACACATTATCTGATATGATAAGAGATATAAATGTGATCTTTCATGTGGAGGATCCTGCAGACATATTACTGGATGTAAACACGGCTGCTAATAACCTCCTTATATCAGACGACCTGAAAACTGCGACCTGGACAAGAATAACACAGAATCGTCCAGAAACAGCAGAGAGATTCCAGGGTTATCAGGTGATGAGCGGGAGGAGATTTacctcaggacgacattactgggatgtggagATCAGTAGATCTGAGTGgtggagtgtggggatgtgttaccCCAGTATAGACAGGAGGGGGCAGAAGTTATACATTGGAGATAATAACAAGTCCTGGTGTTTACATAAAGGGCGGGTGAATAATAATCAGTATTCAGTGATGCATGGCAGTAAAGTGATCCCGTTACCTCTCGGGATCTCCAGTGATAGAGTCAGGATATGtctggattatgaggccgggcagttgtccttttatgagctgtgtgaccccatcagacacttacacaccttcactgccGCCTTCTCTGAGCCCCTACATGCTGTGTTATGTGTATTAAATGGTTCTATAAAGATATCATGGAGGAGCTGTGAGGAAACGTTGCCCTAGAAGAAATCTACCCAGTGACAGATTACATCACGGTGATTAGAATATGATTGGTGAAGCAATCAGCCAATAGAATGCACCGGTGGGAGGGGTATAGCTGGTGTCTGTAGATAAATATTATGGGGTCATCTCCTTTTAGTAAGGCTAtgtgaacatgctgcggaaaaaaaggcgCAGAAACGCtgagggttacattccgcagcatgtcaattctttgtgcggattccgcagcggtttacacctgctccataatagaaaaccgcaggtggaatccacacaaaatccgcataaaatccgcagtaaatgtgcacataccctaaatgttcagCCCCGGATACAGTTTGGTATAGATTGCGGCTCTTCTCACCGTCCTCGGTGTCGGTGCTGAGTTTCTAGTGCTGCTTCCGATGTCCGGTATAGGATGCGGCACTGACGTCATGTTGACAGCGCAAcaaccaatcagtgagctcagcatctCTGCGGGAGGCATGCTATCCACACGGGCAGAGCcgttgagctcactgattggctgctgcactTTCGAAGTCGCATCAAGGCTTTAGCCAATACCGGACATTAGAATCAGCATCAGGAGCTCAGCGCTGGAACCGCGGACGGTCAGGACGGCCCAGTTTACTGTTTTATGACAAATttctgtgatagaaatatgtatatcatgtagatctcacttgcatgtatacgcctttaaatcatatatatatatagatatatatatatatattcctataaatcacatatacttacacaaagcaaatatatatatatctatctactcagctactttataatcaattgcttaaaatggctgacataaactaatataagccagacagactgttcagtgttttccacccaaaaagcagaagaactccagatgtattaagtgctgatgagttgtctcaactgagtcctggtcagatgcctcaactttgccctacataccgagagctacattttagttgcataatcagcagtcatatgagcattaatcacaatattccatatatatcagataaccaataactgaattgtatgttaattaactaaccgccccaaccactccttgctatatgttattataaaaactatgtatcaggaaataaatctccagtctttgattgaatgtcaagctgtcatcacgtgtcagactcattcattctttaagggctcagaaataattgggagcggccgcagcacacacgggtagatttatccaacccaaatttccatatcaaatggcgcccaacggctcggacgaagatatcacaggaggggatccggctgaccgcacagacgagggtgcgggccacggccttggcccacgggacggagactgcagctccatcagagtaaggtaagaaaattctatcatcttacctgaatgtcccctgtgcccagtccgggtctgtacctttagccggtcaggtgtggtcaccaccgcattcccaggtagtgtaaaaagtccgagcctgaacctaaaccctgggatataagtcgaggtgtctgctgtgtgccgtgtatatgttctgtgtttgtgtaacatccgggagaagaaaggaacagtgactgtttgtggttgctgggtaacagaccgcaggaggtcaaatcgctcgataagttattgcaggattcccgtgcataggagggatagTTAGTCTCGGGGCAGGTGGCTCCAtatccaggcacgggtagtgataacttacagggctactgcagattcccgtagtgccgactatctagttagatagcttggaccggggtggtagaaatcccacctgttgtgtttctcactcaggtggcccgggcataggtgtgctcagtgcgattggcagtagtctgttttcCCAGCGCTTCTTgcacgtgtcacaaaataataaagagggtgtcgaatctcctggatgtcaatgttctttgtctgttaatgtcatGTATTGTTGCTTGACTACATAGaattgaaaaagtttttttttcttctctctccccatctgttctctatttagaacttcccctcctccatgcagtttggagaaatatatgcattgtaaatcacacagtcacaaccgtttttttttgtgttttttttcatattctttttcttgctaagtttcctgtttttgcatatgtatgacatttatttgaagaggtgaaactaaatgatatctatcatttttgatgtgacatacatgatttttggtataacagcagctgctgataaaaaggggaagtgtgtctctgactgcatttgagcgcagcgtacacagaaaaaaaaaaaaaaaaaggaggggggagaggagaagccgttttaattttattttattttctgttttttgttgcttttttgaaGTCTTTAGacctttttttaagtttttcaaagtttctttatttttctgcctCCTCACTTTTTTGTTGTTTAAAAGgggtctttatttatttatttttcttccttctctgtgaagatcctgagttttggatcgtgtacccagtttttttatggttcttttatgttttgatttcaacatcttgcatcaattttttgaaagctcccttttttcttctacttttcgtgtctttatatacttacctacttgagattttttattgttgtgttttttatttcttttttttgcaatggggaataatttgggcaagcaacaggagagccttttgcttcctgatgagaaaacggctcctcaaatagtagcggagcatgaaggtgttaagtacgtgaagaattttagaaggtataaagtatgtgaaattcatcagaacggcagaattcaagctgcagaatggcatgacgtagaaaggaaaataagggaagtt contains:
- the LOC138675080 gene encoding E3 ubiquitin/ISG15 ligase TRIM25-like, yielding MASAGLRKELECSICLSLYTDPVTLRCGHNFCRVCIDQVLNTRDESGDYSCPECREMFRRRPALIRNITLSNVVENFLSTEPHQEEITGICCTYCFHSPVPAVKSCLHCEASLCEKHLKLHSKGPEHVLTEPSTSLETRKCSVHKKILEYYCTEDAACICVSCSLVGEHRGHRVEMLDEASEKKKKKLRNVLQKLITKREKTEERVKSLEERRRKVKEKSSGETKRVTALFIDIRKWVDELEKRVLSEISRWEKQMSLSDVIQKLEIKKDDLSRKMRNIEELCNMTDPLTVLQDPNIGDLCDPEEKEGDEDKGGHDGGDEDTWGHNGGDEDRWGHDGGDRGAELISHISHTLSDMIRDINVIFHVEDPADILLDVNTAANNLLISDDLKTATWTRITQNRPETAERFQGYQVMSGRRFTSGRHYWDVEISRSEWWSVGMCYPSIDRRGQKLYIGDNNKSWCLHKGRVNNNQYSVMHGSKVIPLPLGISSDRVRICLDYEAGQLSFYELCDPIRHLHTFTAAFSEPLHAVLCVLNGSIKISWRSCEETLP